The DNA region TCACGCTCGACGATTTCGAGCCGCAGGCGCGGCGGATCCTGCCCAAATTCCTCTATGGCTACATCTCCGGCGGCGCCGAGACCGATGCGGCGCGCGCCGACAATCGCAAGGCGTTCGAGGAATACGGCTTCGTGCCGCGCGTCCTGCAGGACGTCTCCGGCCGCGACCAGACCACGACGCTGTTCGGCAAGAGCTATGCCTCGCCGTTCGGCATTCCGCCGATGGGCTCGTCGGCGCTGTGCGCCTATCGCGGCGACATCGTGCTGACGCGCGCGGCCGCCGCGGCCAACATCCCGATGATCCTGTCGGCCTCCTCGCTGATCACGCTGGAAGACGTCCGCGCCAACAATCCGGACGCCTGGTACCAGGCCTATCTGGCCGGCGTCGACGAGCGCATCGAACCGCTGGTCGACCGCGTCGCGGCCGCCGGTTACGACACCTTCGTCGTCACCGCCGACGTGCCGGTGCCGCCGAACCGCGAGAACAACATCCGCAACGGCTTTCAGGTGCCGTTGTCGATCACGCCGCGGGTGTTCTGGGACACCATCAGCCATCCCGACTGGCTGCTCAACACCTGGGCCCGCACCGTGTTCAACCACGGCATGCCGCATTTCGAGAACATGGATGCCAAGCAGGGCCCGCCGGTGCTGTCGAAGAACCTGATGCGCAACATCGGCAACCGCGACCAGCTCGCCTGGAAGCATGTCGCGCTGATCCGCAAGCGCTGGCCCGGCAAGCTCGTGGTCAAGGGCCTGATCTCGCCGGAAGACGCGCGGCTCGCCCGCGAGCATGGCTGCGACGGCGTGCTGGTCTCCAACCATGGCGGCCGCCAGCTCGATTACACCTTCTCCGGCCTGCGCACGCTGCCGGAGATCGCGGCGCAAAAGGGCAACATGACCGTGATGGTGGACGGCGGCATCCGCCGCGGCACCGACGTGATCAAGGCGCTGGCGCTCGGCGCCGACTTCGTCTGGGTCGGCCGCCCGTTCCTCTATGCCGCGGTTGCCGCGGGCGAGGCCGGCGTAACGCGTGCGATCTCGCTGCTGCAGGCCGAGATCGACCGCGACCTCGCGCTATCAGGCATCCGCAGCCTGAAGGAGATCACGCCGGAGCTGGTGCGGAAGTTTTGAGCGAGTAGCGTCCGCGGCCCTGCGAGCACGAGGGCGCACTGCCAAATATCGAAAACAACCCCATGCAAAGGAGCCGGCGGCTGCCGGCGTTCGACGGCAACTTGACACGTCGGGCAAATCAGCGGTACTCTTCCAATATTCCGAAATCACGCATAGCGCGCCGCGCCCATGCAGAGCGCGGTGATCGCGAGCAGCCCGGCCGCGATGCGTTGGGCGACCGCGAGCCGCGAACGGGCGCGTGATCCATCATCCGCATTGGTGCGCAGCTGCCTGACCGCGCTGCCGCCGACGACGATCTGCACCGCGACCGCAGCCAGCGCCGAAATCGCGCCCAGCGCCAAAATCTGCTCCGACCGCGCGAACGAGCCCTCGTGAACAAGATGCCAGAGCGTGGCGCCGGTGACGATCGCGACCGTCGCGGCGCCGAGCTGCGGGCCCAGCAGCCGCTCGCCGCCGAGACCGCCGGTGCGCGCCAAAGTGAAGCTCGAGCCAGCCCAAAACACCGATGACAGG from Bradyrhizobium genosp. L includes:
- a CDS encoding alpha-hydroxy acid oxidase, with translation MHDRTAPSPPPATVTRATSAVPRRLQRYLTLDDFEPQARRILPKFLYGYISGGAETDAARADNRKAFEEYGFVPRVLQDVSGRDQTTTLFGKSYASPFGIPPMGSSALCAYRGDIVLTRAAAAANIPMILSASSLITLEDVRANNPDAWYQAYLAGVDERIEPLVDRVAAAGYDTFVVTADVPVPPNRENNIRNGFQVPLSITPRVFWDTISHPDWLLNTWARTVFNHGMPHFENMDAKQGPPVLSKNLMRNIGNRDQLAWKHVALIRKRWPGKLVVKGLISPEDARLAREHGCDGVLVSNHGGRQLDYTFSGLRTLPEIAAQKGNMTVMVDGGIRRGTDVIKALALGADFVWVGRPFLYAAVAAGEAGVTRAISLLQAEIDRDLALSGIRSLKEITPELVRKF